The following coding sequences lie in one Mercenaria mercenaria strain notata chromosome 5, MADL_Memer_1, whole genome shotgun sequence genomic window:
- the LOC123556234 gene encoding polyprenol reductase-like, whose translation MFSFGSFAWFICTVWVSLGALFVSYPSLTPAIILHLYVYGKIRKTDGISKNKNTFLLPKSYFSHFYLSGVICITASLCMCLYVTCAGGQWPEFVHTVIAAMRYPAIESYGDMFSNLLVLACANCQVVRRFLECLFISVYSPDSKMSFIIYFIGVSFYAAVPVTSLSGTNLDDPFRCGELLQYVCWNHIVGVAIFIWASYQQRQVAIQFAQLRQNKSGRVHNTKHHIPYGGLFEYVSCPHYFTEILIYLSMNIMFSFRNTMMFWLFVFVLFNQVITGYFSHKWYKETFRNYPKNRKSTIPFLI comes from the exons ATGTTTTCCTTCGGATCATTTGCGTGGTTCATATGCACAGTGTGGGTGTCCCTTGGAGCTCTGTTTGTCAGTTACCCGTCTTTGACGCCGGCAATAATTCTTCATCTGTATGTCTATGGAAAGATTCGAAAGACTGATGGTATCAGTAAGAACAAAAATACGTTTCTACTCCCAAAAAG TTACTTCAGTCATTTCTACCTGTCTGGTGTGATATGTATCACAGCATCCTTGTGTATGTGTCTGTATGTGACCTGTGCTGGGGGACAGTGGCCCGAGTTTGTACACACAGTTATTGCTGCTATGAGGTACCCAGCCATTGAAA GTTATGGAGACATGTTTTCAAACCTACTGGTTCTGGCATGTGCAAACTGTCAGGTTGTTAGACGATTCCTTGAGTGTCTGTTTATCAGTGTTTACTCTCCAGACAGCAAAATGAGCTTCATCATCTATTTCATTGGTGTTTCATTTTATGCGGCTGTCCCAGTTACCTCGCTTTCAGGGACAAATCTAGATGATCCATTTAGATGTGGAG AATTACTACAGTATGTCTGTTGGAACCATATTGTTGGTGTTGCTATTTTCATTTGGGCTTCTTACCAGCAAAGACAAGTTGCTATCCAGTTTGCTCAACTCCGACAGAACAAATCAG GTCGAGTACATAACACGAAGCATCACATACCATATGGAGGACTATTTGAGTATGTGTCATGTCCACATTACTTCACGGAAATACTCATTTACCTGTCTATGAACATAATGTTTTCCTTCAGAAACACTATGATGTTCTGGTTGTTTGTGTTTGTGCTGTTTAATCAGGTCATCACTGGATACTTCAGTCACAAATGGTACAAAGAGACATTCCGCAATTATCCAAAAAACAGAAAATCAACAATACCTTTTCTTATATGA
- the LOC128557007 gene encoding uncharacterized protein LOC128557007, with protein sequence MSNEETEEYYTKKIDKMADFQMRKATHLHFLESCIADGVVPYGLKLKLQVQVGENKRLQKSVDNILWKTSMEITRMVAEEHYLQLQESKPKMAELEEKLKAKVKDEGKLNIISQDIFCKTETKKNQIIQKQNKKLEKLKDSRDCFIVEESSKRPSTSLKQDVFEFTRKLRLKEYFASFTDSQIINNSADNNLNKRDNSKSTFIPQSGRDSTLDFYIEAVTNEILLCDKKYKYRSNLSKEEQEALKHLSQDETFVVKKADKGSSVVIMNRKDYISEVYRQLENNKYYKRLDENPQKVFSKDIHDSLNNLENIRESTLENLYPSNVDRVPQFYILPKIHKTFDPDLPLGYPGRPIISGCGALTENMSAYVDTILKPYMESLPSYVKDTTDFIKKLQNLSSIDKDAYLVTLDVTSVYSNIPHGEGIDACKYFMENGSRSQDSINSISKIIELILTKKHFQFNEINYIQRFGTAMGTKMAPCFASLFMGKLEKEFIDSCDKKPLIWLRFLDDIFFIWNHSEEDLLDFFDRLNSFHDTIKFTYCYTKDTATFLDVNIEKDENGILHTSVHEKDTNSHQYIEFSSCHPVSCKKGIPFSQAKRFRRITSDNTIFDKEMDKLREYFQARNYPECVINEALKKASSLSMQDALNSCSSKNTDKVIPFEDEVFKDRDTGDKRKNDKTMFMGDGLGNYPQ encoded by the exons ATGAGTAACGAGGAAACAGAAGAATATTACACaaagaaaattgacaaaatgGCGGACTTTCAAATGAGAAAGGCAACACATTTACACTTTCTAGAAAGCTGTATAGCAGATGGAGTTGTACCTTATGGCTTAAAACTAAAGTTACAAGTGCAAGTTGGTGAAAATAAACGTTTGCAAAAATCGGTTGATAATATTCTATGGAAAACATCAATGGAAATTACAAGAATGGTGGCCGAGGAACATTATCTACAACTTCAAGAATCCAAACCAAAGATGGCAGAGTTAGAAGAAAAACTCAAAGCAAAAGTGAAAGATGAAGGTAAACTTAACATTATTTCACAAGACATATtctgtaaaactgaaacaaagaaGAATCAAATCatacagaaacaaaacaagaaGTTAGAGAAACTTAAAGATTCTAGAGACTGTTTTATTGTTGAGGAAAGCAGTAAGCGCCCAAGCACTTCC CTGAAGCAAGATGTTTTTGAATTCACAAGAAAATTACGCCTTAAAGAATACTTTGCCTCTTTTACTGACTCCCAAATTATAAATAACTCTGCAGATAATAACCTTAATAAGAGAGATAATTCTAAATCTACTTTTATACCCCAGTCTGGTAGAGATTCAACCCTTGATTTTTATATAGAGGCAGTTACTAATGAAATTTTACTTTGTGACAAAAAGTACAAATACAgatcaaatttatcaaaagaagAACAAGAGGCATTAAAACATCTGAGTCAAGATGAAACTTTTGTCGTGAAGAAAGCAGACAAAGGTTCCAGTGTTGTTATAATGAACAGAAAGGATTATATTTCTGAGGTTTATAGACAGCtagaaaacaacaaatattacaagagaCTTGATGAAAACCCCCAGAAAGTGTTCAGTAAAGACATACATGATAGTCttaacaatttagaaaatattagagaATCAACTTTAGAAAATCTATACCCCTCAAACGTAGACAGAGTcccacaattttatatattacctAAAATTCATAAAACGTTTGACCCAGATTTACCCCTAGGTTACCCAGGGAGACCTATTATTTCAGGTTGTGGAGCTTTAACTGAAAATATGTCTGCATATGTTGATACAATCTTGAAACCATACATGGAATCTTTACCTTCCTATGTAAAAGACACTACAGATTTcatcaaaaagttacaaaacctcTCTAGCATAGATAAAGATGCATATCTTGTAACACTAGATGTAACATCTGTATACAGTAATATTCCTCATGGTGAGGGCATAGAtgcttgcaaatattttatggaaaatggTAGTAGATCACAGGATTCTATTAACTCCATTTCTAAAATCATAGAATTAATACTTACAAAAAAACACTTCCAGTTCAAtgaaattaattacattcaaagaTTTGGAACTGCTATGGGAACAAAAATGGCTCCTTGTTTTGCCTCTCTATTTATGggtaaacttgaaaaagaatttatagaCTCCTGTGATAAGAAACCACTTATCTGGTTACGTTTtttagatgatatttttttcatctggAATCATTCAGAAGAGGACTTATTAGACTTTTTTGACAGATTGAACAGTTTTCATGAtactataaaatttacatattgttaCACTAAAGATACTGCTACTTTTTTAGATGTTAAcatagaaaaagatgaaaatggtatCCTGCACACTAGTGTACATGAAAAAGACACTAACAGTCATCAGTATATAGAATTTTCATCATGTCACCCAGTTTCATGTAAAAAGGGTATTCCCTTTAGCCAGGCTAAGCGCTTTAGGCGTATTACTTCGGATAATACCATTTTTGACAAGGAGATGGACAAGCTCAGAGAATACTTTCAAGCACGTAACTACCCTGAATGTGTTATAAATGAGGCATTAAAGAAGGCCTCTTCTCTATCAATGCAAGATGCTCTTAATTCGTGCAGTAGCAAAAATACGGATAAAGTCATTCCTTTT GAAGATGAAGTCTTTAAGGATAGGGATACAGGTGACAAGAGGAAGAATGACAAAACCATGTTTATGGGAGATGGATTGGGCAATTATCCCCAGTGA